A genomic segment from Nodularia sphaerocarpa UHCC 0038 encodes:
- the leuB gene encoding 3-isopropylmalate dehydrogenase — MTQNYRITLLPGDGIGPEIMAVAVDVLKVVGKQFDLQFEFAEALIGGAAIDATGEPLPAATLDTCRNSDAILLAAIGGYKWDSLPSNLRPEAGLLGLRAGLGLFANLRPAQILPQLIDASTLKREVVEGVDIMVVRELTGGIYFGQPKGIFVTDTGEKRGVNTMVYTESEIDRIGRVAFEAARKRGGKLCSVDKANVLEVSQLWRDRMTKLASEYPDVELSHLYVDNAAMQLVRAPKQFDTIVTGNLFGDILSDAAAMLTGSIGMLPSASLGASGPGVFEPVHGSAPDIAGQDKANPLAQVLSAAMMLRYGLDQPQAADKMEQAVLQVLAQGDRTGDIMSPGMNLLGCRAMGESLIRAMEKS, encoded by the coding sequence ATGACCCAGAACTACCGCATTACCCTACTCCCCGGCGATGGCATTGGCCCCGAAATTATGGCCGTAGCGGTAGACGTGCTGAAAGTTGTCGGTAAGCAATTTGATCTGCAATTTGAATTTGCAGAAGCCCTGATTGGTGGTGCAGCAATTGACGCGACAGGCGAACCCCTACCAGCCGCTACCCTAGATACTTGTCGCAACAGTGATGCGATCTTACTTGCGGCTATTGGTGGTTATAAGTGGGACTCACTACCATCTAATTTACGCCCAGAAGCAGGTTTGTTGGGACTGCGTGCAGGATTAGGATTATTTGCTAATCTCCGCCCAGCGCAAATTTTACCCCAATTGATTGACGCTTCGACTTTAAAACGGGAAGTTGTGGAAGGCGTAGATATTATGGTGGTGCGCGAACTCACCGGGGGGATTTATTTTGGTCAACCCAAGGGGATTTTCGTGACTGATACCGGAGAAAAACGCGGTGTGAATACAATGGTTTACACTGAGTCAGAAATTGACCGCATTGGGCGCGTCGCCTTTGAAGCAGCCCGCAAACGTGGGGGAAAACTTTGTTCTGTAGATAAAGCCAATGTATTAGAAGTATCTCAGTTGTGGCGCGATCGCATGACGAAACTGGCTTCAGAATATCCCGATGTGGAATTATCTCACCTCTACGTCGATAACGCCGCGATGCAATTGGTACGCGCTCCTAAGCAGTTTGATACTATTGTCACAGGCAATTTATTTGGTGATATTCTCTCAGATGCAGCTGCCATGCTCACAGGTAGTATTGGAATGTTACCATCTGCTAGTTTGGGTGCTTCTGGCCCTGGTGTATTTGAACCAGTCCACGGTTCTGCCCCGGATATCGCCGGACAGGATAAAGCAAATCCTCTGGCTCAGGTTTTAAGTGCAGCGATGATGTTACGCTACGGTTTAGACCAACCACAAGCGGCAGACAAAATGGAACAAGCTGTATTGCAAGTTTTAGCTCAAGGCGATCGCACAGGTGATATTATGTCCCCTGGCATGAATCTCTTAGGTTGTCGCGCTATGGGGGAATCATTAATCAGAGCTATGGAAAAATCATAA
- a CDS encoding prepilin peptidase, which translates to MDILMVVPASIIVFALGASIGSFINVVVYRLPARLSVLWPPSRCPRCLNQLKAHDNVPVLGWLWLRGRCRYCQTKISIRYPVVEGITGVIFLAVFLVFQVSIITISYWAFCSWLLALSLIDLDTMTLPNVLTKSGLVVGICFQMAVGFLSEGSWVGLVNHLMISIVGAVLGLWLFDAIAMLGSIALGKTAMGAGDAKLAAMMGAWLGWKYLLLASFIACLVGVIIGGGAMLLSPERVGKKIPFGPFLALGAVITLFGGEAILSTYLGLFF; encoded by the coding sequence ATGGACATTTTGATGGTCGTCCCGGCGAGTATCATTGTCTTCGCTCTGGGTGCATCTATTGGCAGCTTTATTAATGTTGTCGTTTATCGGTTACCTGCTAGGTTATCTGTTTTGTGGCCGCCTTCTCGCTGTCCTCGTTGTTTAAACCAGCTCAAAGCTCACGATAATGTGCCAGTGCTGGGATGGCTATGGTTAAGAGGGCGATGCCGTTATTGTCAAACCAAAATTTCCATCCGTTATCCTGTGGTAGAAGGGATAACGGGTGTAATTTTTTTGGCAGTATTTTTAGTATTCCAAGTTTCAATTATTACAATAAGTTACTGGGCTTTTTGTAGCTGGCTATTGGCGTTATCCCTCATAGACTTGGATACAATGACCCTACCTAATGTCCTGACTAAATCGGGTTTAGTTGTAGGGATTTGCTTTCAAATGGCTGTGGGTTTTTTGTCAGAAGGAAGTTGGGTTGGATTAGTCAATCACCTGATGATCAGCATAGTGGGAGCAGTATTAGGATTATGGCTGTTTGATGCGATCGCTATGTTAGGTTCCATCGCCTTGGGTAAAACTGCAATGGGTGCAGGTGATGCGAAATTAGCCGCCATGATGGGAGCTTGGTTAGGCTGGAAGTATTTGCTTCTAGCTAGTTTTATTGCCTGTTTAGTAGGTGTAATCATAGGTGGCGGCGCAATGTTGCTATCACCCGAAAGAGTTGGAAAAAAAATACCTTTTGGCCCTTTTCTCGCTTTAGGAGCAGTAATCACCCTATTTGGTGGTGAAGCGATTTTGTCCACCTACCTGGGCTTATTCTTTTAA
- the accD gene encoding acetyl-CoA carboxylase, carboxyltransferase subunit beta, protein MANNEESRGLKSLVDWFANRRKSGSTHLERQEREIADGLWHKCPKCGVLSYTKDLKANQMVCVECGHHNRVDSDERIRQLIDINTWQPLDEHLRPTDPLQFRDRKPYSDRLREMEDKLGLVDAVKTGLGQINNLPIALGVMDFRFMGGSMGSVVGEKLTRLIEQATGRRYPVVIICTSGGARMQEGMLSLMQMAKISAALERHRQAKLLYIPILTNPTTGGVTASFAMLGDIIIAEPKATIGFAGRRVIEQTLREKLPEDFQTAEDLLKHGFVDDIVPRTQLKNTLTQLIALHQPLPTTHPMVLWETMSLTSTAAE, encoded by the coding sequence ATGGCAAACAACGAAGAATCACGTGGTTTAAAGTCTCTGGTAGATTGGTTTGCAAATCGCAGGAAATCAGGATCTACCCACTTAGAACGCCAAGAACGGGAAATTGCTGATGGGCTATGGCATAAGTGTCCGAAATGTGGCGTATTGAGCTATACAAAAGACCTCAAAGCCAACCAAATGGTCTGCGTTGAATGTGGACATCATAATAGGGTGGATAGCGATGAGCGTATCCGCCAATTGATAGATATTAATACCTGGCAACCACTAGATGAGCATTTGCGCCCCACAGATCCTCTGCAATTTCGCGATCGCAAACCCTATAGCGATCGCCTGCGGGAAATGGAAGATAAACTGGGTTTAGTAGACGCAGTTAAAACTGGTTTGGGTCAAATCAACAATTTACCCATAGCCCTGGGCGTGATGGATTTCCGCTTTATGGGCGGTAGTATGGGTTCAGTGGTGGGAGAAAAACTTACCCGCTTAATTGAACAAGCCACTGGGCGACGTTATCCCGTAGTCATCATCTGTACATCTGGTGGGGCGAGAATGCAAGAAGGAATGCTTTCCTTAATGCAGATGGCTAAAATCTCCGCCGCCTTAGAACGCCATCGTCAAGCCAAACTACTGTACATTCCCATATTGACCAATCCCACCACAGGCGGCGTTACCGCTAGTTTTGCCATGTTGGGAGATATTATTATTGCAGAACCCAAAGCAACCATTGGTTTTGCAGGTCGGCGAGTGATTGAGCAAACCCTGCGCGAAAAACTACCAGAAGATTTCCAAACCGCAGAAGATTTGTTAAAGCATGGTTTTGTCGATGATATTGTACCCCGCACGCAATTAAAGAACACCCTTACCCAGCTAATTGCTTTGCACCAACCCCTACCAACTACACACCCTATGGTGCTGTGGGAAACCATGAGCTTGACTTCTACAGCTGCTGAATAG
- a CDS encoding ABC transporter substrate-binding protein, translating to MAIAIAFISYQNFPLPKHPTSAVTIKLSGWAGNPVEQKLLKQLLQDFEAQHPNIKVRYEVISDQYMDVITTRLIGEAAPDVFYLESLEAPFFMGQNILEPLNAYITPEFDLEDFEQSLLDNFKYQNFIYGLPKDYSTLALFYNKKAFAAAGLTSPPTTWDELRSYSQQLTGKVNKYGFGVTPQLSYQAYKIGAFGGKVVDENGNAAFANPEGLQGLQLVIDQYQKDRTSAQPTDVGTNSSTEMFGQGRVAMVIDGNWAIPYLETTFPQLEFATAEVPTINDKKGTMVFTVAYVMNQQSQHKAEAWELISFLTGKEGMAKWTGTGFALPTRTSVAEKLGYDQDALRSPLVAGVDYATMWQLGKYPGAIANNFDNQFISALLGQQSLKSAMLRAQNAANQQIRARE from the coding sequence ATGGCGATCGCGATCGCTTTTATAAGTTACCAAAATTTCCCACTACCAAAGCACCCAACCAGCGCCGTCACGATCAAACTGAGCGGTTGGGCTGGTAATCCGGTGGAACAAAAATTATTAAAACAGTTACTACAAGACTTTGAAGCACAGCATCCAAATATCAAGGTGAGATATGAGGTAATCTCTGACCAATACATGGATGTGATCACCACCCGCTTAATTGGGGAAGCTGCGCCGGATGTCTTCTATCTCGAATCCCTAGAAGCTCCTTTCTTTATGGGACAGAACATCCTGGAACCATTGAATGCTTACATTACCCCCGAATTTGACCTAGAGGACTTTGAGCAGAGCTTGCTGGATAATTTTAAATACCAAAATTTTATCTATGGTCTTCCTAAAGATTATTCTACCCTGGCGCTGTTTTATAACAAAAAAGCCTTCGCAGCCGCAGGTTTAACCAGTCCGCCCACGACTTGGGATGAATTACGCAGCTACTCCCAGCAGTTGACAGGTAAGGTTAACAAATACGGCTTTGGAGTTACGCCACAGTTGAGTTATCAAGCTTACAAAATTGGCGCTTTTGGGGGAAAGGTTGTTGACGAAAATGGTAATGCTGCTTTTGCTAATCCTGAAGGTTTGCAGGGATTGCAGTTGGTGATAGACCAGTATCAAAAAGACCGCACCTCTGCCCAACCTACTGATGTCGGCACTAATTCAAGTACAGAAATGTTTGGTCAAGGTCGCGTAGCAATGGTAATTGACGGTAATTGGGCGATTCCTTATTTGGAGACGACTTTTCCGCAATTGGAATTTGCTACGGCGGAAGTACCTACTATTAACGACAAAAAAGGTACGATGGTTTTTACTGTTGCCTACGTGATGAATCAGCAGTCACAGCATAAGGCTGAAGCTTGGGAGTTGATTTCTTTTCTTACGGGTAAGGAAGGGATGGCAAAATGGACGGGTACAGGGTTTGCTTTGCCTACACGGACATCGGTGGCAGAAAAGCTAGGTTATGATCAAGATGCTTTGCGATCGCCTCTTGTCGCTGGTGTGGATTATGCGACAATGTGGCAGTTGGGTAAATATCCGGGAGCGATCGCTAATAATTTTGATAATCAGTTTATTAGTGCTTTACTTGGGCAACAATCTTTAAAGTCAGCTATGCTACGGGCGCAAAATGCAGCTAATCAGCAGATTCGCGCTAGGGAATAA
- a CDS encoding GUN4 domain-containing protein, protein MILTKKPRQLISYKSITIYEKVYQLPIFKSATLKKIQRKIRYCRKLVKEGVRYHSYFWGIIQRKQKITQKEIFAETQILIKDYTHLIDILENYQDSYQDFLLKLRDDWKKLFVQKYLEIKQLNEETQKLELKNQTNYQIIEQLKWEKQENLKSTLLLRNTYFLMLEKIKLLSEGIKTLAEDYQIQKQNISKIVKELDLYQELYEYQQKAEKIRQEIATIADSAINFETYAQVYFSPFQSLIDEVVKVDQDFYATVEDIQNLANNIFKYQSNLLTIEEPNTISETFLDFMVASYEKKERLKDAFTQVELLNSQVYNFEFTDEEISSVKSIDLISSYISHELVDQSKLLGITAANFVSPKPISLAEETEFVPINEPDFTLTKQLKINPNIDYNHLQNLLAQHKWQEADIETTKLMLQIMGKNYWNEVYKEDIDKFPCQDFHTIDQLWGQYSYGYFGFSVQQSIWSEIGGQVDYETEKKLGDRLGWRKDGNWLKYDQLTFQLSPTTPMGHLPVKWLHYDQDIQDILDLDLSSNSSAESLSMGAWRVGSWLLWQMHLFFSRVKICNTNLI, encoded by the coding sequence ATGATATTAACTAAAAAGCCCAGACAACTAATTTCTTATAAATCTATTACGATTTATGAGAAAGTCTATCAATTACCTATATTCAAAAGTGCTACCTTAAAAAAAATTCAAAGGAAAATTCGCTATTGTCGAAAGTTAGTTAAGGAAGGTGTTCGATATCATTCTTATTTCTGGGGGATAATTCAGCGAAAACAAAAAATTACTCAGAAAGAAATTTTTGCAGAAACCCAAATATTAATCAAAGATTATACTCATTTAATTGATATTTTAGAAAATTATCAAGATAGTTATCAAGATTTTTTACTCAAACTTAGGGATGACTGGAAAAAATTATTTGTCCAAAAATACCTGGAAATTAAACAACTGAATGAGGAAACTCAAAAATTAGAGCTAAAAAATCAGACTAATTATCAAATTATCGAGCAATTAAAATGGGAGAAGCAAGAAAACTTAAAATCAACTTTACTGTTGAGAAATACTTATTTTTTAATGTTAGAAAAAATCAAGTTACTGAGCGAAGGAATTAAAACTTTAGCAGAAGATTACCAGATACAAAAGCAAAATATCAGTAAAATAGTTAAAGAATTAGACCTGTATCAAGAGCTTTATGAATATCAGCAAAAAGCTGAGAAGATTCGTCAAGAAATAGCAACAATAGCCGATTCAGCAATCAATTTTGAAACTTATGCCCAAGTTTATTTTAGTCCATTTCAATCTTTAATAGATGAAGTCGTCAAAGTAGATCAAGATTTTTATGCAACTGTCGAAGATATTCAAAATTTAGCCAATAATATTTTTAAGTATCAATCAAATTTATTGACTATAGAAGAACCTAACACAATATCTGAAACTTTTCTTGATTTTATGGTAGCAAGCTATGAGAAGAAAGAAAGGTTAAAAGATGCTTTTACTCAAGTTGAACTATTAAATTCTCAAGTCTATAATTTTGAGTTTACTGATGAGGAAATATCTTCAGTTAAATCTATAGATTTAATTTCTAGTTATATATCCCATGAACTCGTTGATCAAAGTAAATTGCTAGGAATCACCGCAGCAAATTTTGTCTCTCCCAAGCCTATTTCTTTGGCTGAAGAAACAGAATTTGTGCCAATTAATGAGCCTGATTTTACGTTGACAAAACAATTGAAAATTAATCCAAATATTGACTATAATCACTTGCAAAATCTTCTGGCGCAACACAAGTGGCAAGAAGCTGATATAGAAACTACTAAATTAATGCTACAAATTATGGGTAAAAATTATTGGAATGAAGTTTATAAGGAAGATATTGATAAGTTTCCCTGTCAAGATTTTCATACCATTGATCAACTTTGGGGACAATACAGTTATGGTTATTTTGGCTTTAGTGTTCAGCAAAGTATCTGGAGTGAAATAGGTGGACAAGTCGATTATGAAACAGAAAAGAAACTAGGCGATCGCCTTGGTTGGCGAAAAGACGGAAACTGGTTAAAATATGACCAACTCACTTTTCAATTATCCCCCACTACCCCAATGGGACACCTCCCAGTTAAATGGTTACACTATGACCAAGATATTCAAGATATTTTAGATTTAGATTTATCCTCAAACTCATCTGCGGAAAGCCTTTCAATGGGAGCATGGCGGGTTGGTTCTTGGTTACTTTGGCAGATGCATTTATTCTTTTCTCGCGTAAAAATTTGTAATACCAATTTAATATAA
- a CDS encoding ABC transporter ATP-binding protein/permease, which produces MQSTVSRNQPIKNARTKVNNFWEDVKAIAAPYWYPTESGNRAFSEVIRAWGMLILLVLLIIALVGVTASNTFISNYLVNVIIEEKDVTKFTQTLSLYAVSLLCVTFLVGFSKFVRKKIALDWYQWLNNRILSKYLSNRAYYRINFKSDLDNPDQRLSQEIEPITTNALNFLATSLEKVLEMTTFIIILWSISQLVAVVLLTYTIVGNVIAIYLTQELNKINQEELELKAEYSYSLTHVRNHAESIAFFQGENQESNIIMRRFSNLLKSAERKINWERGKEIFNRGYQALIQIFPFLVLGPLYIQDEINFGQVGQASIAAGLFANAMAELINEFGTSGRFSSYVERLSEFSDALEVVTKEPENVSTIKTREENRLAFEDVTLQTPNYEQVIVENLSLSVQPGEGLLIVGPSGRGKSSLLRAIAGLWNAGTGSLVRPPLEQVLFLPQRPYIILGTLREQLLYPHTTRQMTDTELTEVLQQVNLQNLLTRVDGFDTEVPWENILSLGEQQRLAFARLLVTRPSFTILDEATSALDLNNEGNLYQQLQSTKTTFISVGHRESLFNYHQWVLELSEDSSWKLIPVQDYRLQKAIVINSPATPQITIDTSAENEAEIQPEISAAIITITGLSHKEMNTLTDYSITTIRTKASQGKSITTKNGVTYHYDKNPKVLKWVID; this is translated from the coding sequence ATGCAATCTACAGTTTCTCGTAATCAACCAATAAAAAATGCTCGTACTAAAGTTAATAATTTTTGGGAAGATGTCAAAGCGATCGCAGCCCCTTACTGGTATCCAACAGAGTCAGGGAACAGAGCATTTTCAGAGGTGATTCGCGCATGGGGGATGCTCATTCTCCTAGTTTTATTAATCATTGCCCTCGTGGGTGTAACTGCTTCCAATACCTTCATTAGTAACTATTTAGTCAATGTGATCATTGAAGAGAAAGATGTTACTAAGTTTACTCAAACCTTATCGCTTTACGCTGTTAGCCTTCTGTGCGTCACGTTTTTGGTAGGATTTTCTAAATTTGTCCGCAAAAAAATCGCTCTTGATTGGTATCAATGGTTAAATAACCGCATCCTATCCAAATATTTGAGCAATCGTGCTTATTATAGAATCAATTTTAAATCCGATCTGGATAACCCAGATCAACGTCTATCCCAAGAAATTGAACCCATTACTACTAATGCGCTGAATTTTTTAGCGACTTCACTCGAAAAAGTCTTGGAAATGACGACTTTTATCATAATTCTCTGGTCAATTTCCCAATTAGTTGCAGTTGTTTTGCTTACTTATACCATTGTAGGAAATGTGATTGCTATTTATTTAACTCAAGAATTGAATAAGATTAATCAAGAAGAACTTGAACTGAAAGCTGAATATAGTTATTCCCTAACTCATGTGCGTAATCACGCTGAATCCATAGCTTTTTTTCAAGGAGAAAACCAAGAATCTAATATAATTATGCGGAGATTTAGTAATCTCCTGAAAAGTGCTGAACGTAAGATTAATTGGGAGAGAGGAAAGGAAATTTTTAACAGAGGATATCAGGCTCTGATCCAAATATTTCCGTTTTTAGTCCTTGGTCCGTTATATATTCAAGACGAAATTAATTTCGGACAAGTTGGACAAGCAAGTATAGCCGCCGGTTTGTTTGCTAATGCTATGGCCGAATTAATCAATGAATTTGGCACTTCGGGACGCTTTTCGAGTTACGTTGAGCGTTTATCTGAGTTTTCCGATGCTTTAGAAGTTGTTACCAAAGAACCAGAGAACGTCAGTACCATTAAAACTAGAGAAGAAAATCGTCTCGCTTTTGAAGATGTCACCTTACAAACGCCAAACTATGAGCAGGTGATCGTCGAAAATCTCTCCCTGTCAGTTCAACCAGGAGAAGGTTTATTAATTGTTGGCCCTAGTGGTCGAGGTAAAAGTTCTCTGCTCAGAGCGATCGCAGGTTTGTGGAATGCTGGTACTGGTAGTCTGGTGAGACCTCCATTAGAACAAGTCTTATTTCTCCCTCAACGTCCTTACATAATTTTGGGAACTTTACGCGAACAGTTACTTTATCCTCATACAACTCGTCAGATGACTGACACAGAACTCACAGAAGTTTTACAACAAGTCAACCTGCAAAACTTACTTACACGAGTGGATGGCTTTGACACAGAAGTTCCTTGGGAGAATATATTATCCTTGGGAGAACAACAACGTCTAGCATTTGCACGACTGTTAGTTACTCGTCCTAGTTTCACTATCTTAGATGAAGCCACCAGTGCTTTGGATTTAAATAATGAAGGAAATTTATATCAACAATTACAATCAACAAAAACAACCTTTATTAGTGTTGGACATAGAGAAAGTTTATTTAATTATCACCAATGGGTTTTAGAACTTTCCGAAGACTCCAGTTGGAAACTTATTCCCGTACAGGATTATCGACTTCAAAAAGCAATTGTGATTAATTCACCCGCAACACCTCAAATCACCATAGATACCTCTGCTGAAAATGAAGCTGAAATCCAGCCAGAAATATCAGCAGCAATCATCACAATCACAGGGCTTTCTCATAAAGAAATGAACACATTAACAGATTATTCTATCACCACAATCAGAACCAAGGCCAGCCAAGGTAAGTCAATTACCACCAAAAATGGTGTAACCTACCATTATGATAAAAACCCCAAGGTATTGAAATGGGTGATAGATTAG
- a CDS encoding MFS transporter → MEKTPLTIFREMKLFIIVWVGQLIASIGSSITGFALNVWVYEHTGSVTQFAFVTLFNTLPLILLAPIAGLMVDRWDRRWTMILSDFFASLAMLSLGVLFFLGRLEIWHIYLANLFSAIFMAFQIPAFIASITLLVPKQHLGRANGMLSLMNGIARLIAPPLGGILLGTIYLQGIIVLHLITIFLGIAILLLLRFPEASPPNVAIEETSFIKETTYGFTYLVARPGLLALLIISASSIFLVGGVQVITTPLVLSFAPVTVLGTILSLFGVAVLLGGLLIGIWGGLQRKMNMIYGCMLLTGFSLLVAGLQPSVIVFIVGVFLFFLIRPIIDSSTQAIFQSKVEPNVQGRVFSMKGAMEAAGLPLGYITIGPLAEKVFEPLMATDGLFADSIGQIIGVGAGRGMGLLLMIMGIFTICATCIAYFFHRLRFVEDELPDVIDALAISSLTSPIPSSAIPEI, encoded by the coding sequence ATGGAAAAAACGCCACTGACTATTTTCCGTGAAATGAAACTGTTTATCATAGTTTGGGTGGGACAGCTCATTGCATCTATTGGTAGCAGCATCACCGGATTTGCTTTGAATGTTTGGGTTTACGAGCATACTGGTTCTGTTACACAATTTGCTTTTGTTACCCTTTTCAATACCTTACCACTGATCTTACTTGCACCAATCGCGGGTTTAATGGTGGATCGTTGGGATCGTCGGTGGACAATGATTCTGAGTGATTTCTTTGCGAGTTTGGCAATGCTATCGCTTGGTGTTTTATTTTTCCTCGGTAGACTAGAAATTTGGCATATTTACTTAGCCAATCTCTTCAGTGCTATCTTCATGGCTTTTCAGATACCCGCTTTCATCGCTTCCATCACCCTACTAGTACCAAAACAGCACCTTGGTCGTGCCAATGGAATGCTGAGTTTGATGAACGGTATCGCCCGGCTCATCGCACCACCTTTAGGAGGAATCCTGCTAGGCACTATTTATCTCCAAGGAATTATTGTGCTGCACTTAATTACCATATTTTTAGGTATTGCTATCCTTTTGCTGCTGCGGTTTCCTGAAGCTAGCCCTCCTAATGTTGCAATTGAGGAAACTTCTTTTATTAAGGAAACAACTTATGGATTCACCTATTTAGTGGCTCGACCAGGATTGTTAGCACTGTTAATTATCTCAGCTTCTAGTATTTTTCTGGTGGGAGGTGTTCAGGTGATCACCACACCCCTGGTGTTATCTTTTGCGCCTGTAACAGTCTTGGGAACTATCCTTTCGCTGTTTGGAGTTGCTGTTTTGTTAGGTGGGTTACTAATTGGTATTTGGGGAGGTCTACAACGTAAAATGAATATGATTTACGGCTGTATGCTGCTTACGGGATTCTCTCTTCTGGTCGCTGGCTTGCAACCTTCTGTGATTGTCTTCATTGTTGGTGTGTTCTTATTCTTCTTGATCAGACCAATTATTGATAGTTCCACCCAAGCTATTTTTCAATCAAAAGTAGAGCCTAATGTGCAGGGTAGAGTCTTTTCTATGAAAGGAGCAATGGAAGCGGCGGGTCTACCTTTAGGCTATATTACGATAGGGCCTTTGGCAGAAAAGGTTTTTGAACCCTTAATGGCTACTGATGGTTTGTTCGCAGACAGTATCGGACAAATTATTGGTGTTGGTGCAGGTCGTGGTATGGGGCTTTTGTTGATGATTATGGGAATTTTTACCATTTGTGCAACCTGTATTGCCTACTTTTTTCACCGCTTACGATTTGTGGAAGATGAACTTCCTGATGTTATTGATGCACTGGCGATATCTAGTCTCACATCTCCTATACCGTCCTCAGCTATACCAGAGATTTAA
- a CDS encoding glycosyltransferase family 4 protein: protein MKIAFFDYPVTLAEPPKSGGIRLVSYALALRLARAGHEVLFYGSKGSYQELEYYEDGIIYRRIPDSWFDKILEPLNYLDTWNISHPQRPFYASQLFFCDFYRQVAQDIQAQQCDVIHMNIVFQFVPLIRAYNPQAKIVLHIHSDFLPLFDPVIVKKHLKSVDLVIGCSNYLTNQVRKYLPHINSQTIYNGADIHHFTVPNDHENKQAQKKDSKQILFVGRISPEKGVHVLIDAFNKVISRYPQVQLKLVGSENALVPWYTLDRQDPQIQNLRPYYQGSYRSQLQDRIAPTAASSVFFLGKIPHLELISYYQQADIFIFPSVWNEAFGMPIVEAMSMGLPVIATRGGAFPELVEDEKTGLLVQRGDADALAAAILRLLLDDNLTIAMGEAGKHRAVEKFAWDDQAEKLLHQYHRILDFRF from the coding sequence ATGAAAATCGCCTTCTTCGACTACCCTGTTACCCTAGCAGAACCGCCTAAATCTGGAGGAATCCGCCTAGTATCTTATGCCTTAGCACTGCGTTTAGCTCGTGCAGGACATGAAGTTTTATTCTATGGTTCAAAAGGATCATATCAAGAATTAGAATACTACGAAGATGGCATCATTTATCGCCGGATTCCAGATTCATGGTTCGATAAAATATTAGAACCTTTAAACTATCTTGATACTTGGAATATTTCCCATCCTCAACGTCCATTTTATGCCTCACAATTATTTTTTTGTGACTTCTATCGGCAAGTAGCCCAGGATATTCAAGCACAACAATGTGATGTCATCCACATGAACATTGTTTTTCAATTTGTTCCCCTGATACGTGCTTATAATCCCCAAGCCAAAATAGTCTTACATATACACAGTGATTTTCTGCCCTTGTTCGATCCAGTCATAGTTAAAAAGCACCTGAAGTCAGTCGATTTAGTCATTGGATGCAGCAATTATCTGACAAATCAGGTTCGCAAATATTTACCTCACATTAACAGCCAAACCATTTACAACGGCGCAGATATTCATCACTTCACTGTCCCGAATGATCATGAAAATAAACAAGCCCAGAAAAAAGATTCTAAACAAATCCTGTTTGTAGGTAGAATTTCACCGGAGAAGGGAGTACACGTTTTAATTGATGCCTTTAACAAAGTCATATCTCGTTATCCCCAAGTACAGTTAAAACTCGTCGGTTCAGAAAACGCACTTGTGCCGTGGTACACACTAGATAGACAAGACCCTCAAATTCAGAATCTTCGCCCTTATTACCAAGGTAGTTATAGATCGCAATTGCAAGATCGAATTGCGCCTACCGCCGCCAGTTCAGTATTTTTTCTGGGAAAAATTCCCCATTTAGAGTTGATTTCCTACTATCAGCAAGCAGATATATTTATCTTTCCATCTGTCTGGAATGAAGCCTTTGGGATGCCCATTGTTGAAGCCATGTCAATGGGATTACCTGTAATTGCAACCCGTGGGGGTGCTTTCCCCGAACTCGTGGAGGATGAGAAAACAGGGCTATTAGTCCAACGCGGCGATGCAGATGCTTTAGCCGCAGCAATTCTGCGGCTGCTTCTAGATGACAATCTGACAATTGCAATGGGGGAAGCTGGAAAACATCGGGCGGTGGAAAAGTTTGCTTGGGATGATCAAGCGGAAAAGCTATTGCACCAGTATCACCGAATTTTAGATTTTAGATTTTAA